The following proteins are co-located in the Nocardia bhagyanarayanae genome:
- a CDS encoding MurT ligase domain-containing protein, producing MRGRIALRAAAAASWASQKAGRGKGSMIGGLIALKIDPTIMDQLGRGRRTVLVTGTNGKSTTTRMTTAALSTLGQVATQADGANMDAGIVAALSTHQGVPLAAIEVDELHLPHVSDSLNPAAVVLLNLSRDQLDRVGEINMIERKLRAGLARHPDTVVIANCDDVLVTSIAYDHPNVVWVAAGSGWAMDATSCPRSGEPILWEGEHWRSTGADFQRPQPDWHLEGNDLVGPDGERHLLELALPGRANRGNAAQAVAAAVALGAETSKAVVAAGTVREIAGRYRTVQVGEHAARLLLAKNPAGWQEALSMIEPTAAGLVIAVNGQVPDGEDLSWLWDVRFEHFEGVQVVASGERATDLAVRLTYAGVEHTTVPDPLRAIASCPPGHVEVLANYTAFRDLNRDLENHG from the coding sequence ATGCGTGGGCGGATCGCCCTGCGGGCCGCGGCGGCAGCCTCGTGGGCCTCGCAGAAGGCGGGACGCGGCAAGGGTTCGATGATCGGCGGCCTGATCGCGCTGAAGATCGACCCGACGATCATGGACCAGCTCGGACGTGGCAGGCGGACGGTCCTGGTGACCGGCACCAATGGCAAGTCGACGACGACGCGGATGACCACCGCCGCACTGAGCACCCTCGGTCAGGTCGCCACGCAGGCCGACGGCGCCAATATGGACGCGGGCATCGTCGCCGCGCTGAGCACGCACCAGGGTGTGCCGCTGGCCGCCATCGAGGTGGACGAACTGCATCTGCCGCACGTCAGCGACTCGCTGAACCCGGCAGCGGTGGTACTGCTGAACCTCAGCCGCGACCAGCTGGACCGGGTCGGCGAGATCAACATGATCGAGCGCAAGCTGCGCGCCGGACTCGCCCGTCACCCCGACACGGTGGTGATCGCCAACTGTGACGACGTGCTGGTCACCTCGATCGCCTACGACCACCCGAACGTGGTGTGGGTCGCCGCGGGCAGCGGCTGGGCGATGGACGCGACGAGCTGTCCGCGCTCCGGCGAGCCGATCCTCTGGGAAGGCGAGCACTGGCGCAGCACCGGCGCGGATTTCCAACGGCCGCAACCTGATTGGCACCTGGAGGGGAACGACCTCGTCGGCCCCGACGGCGAACGCCACCTGCTCGAGCTGGCCCTGCCCGGCCGGGCCAACCGGGGTAACGCCGCTCAGGCGGTCGCCGCCGCGGTCGCGCTGGGCGCCGAAACGAGCAAGGCCGTCGTCGCCGCGGGTACGGTGCGCGAGATCGCGGGCCGCTACCGGACCGTGCAGGTCGGCGAGCACGCCGCGCGGCTGCTGCTCGCCAAGAACCCGGCGGGCTGGCAGGAAGCCCTGTCGATGATCGAGCCGACCGCGGCCGGACTGGTGATCGCGGTGAACGGGCAGGTGCCCGACGGCGAGGACCTCTCCTGGCTGTGGGACGTGCGCTTCGAGCACTTCGAGGGTGTGCAGGTCGTCGCCTCCGGCGAGCGCGCCACCGACCTCGCGGTCCGCCTCACGTACGCGGGCGTCGAACACACCACTGTGCCGGATCCCTTGCGCGCCATCGCTTCCTGCCCACCCGGGCATGTCGAGGTGCTCGCCAACTACACCGCGTTCCGCGACCTCAACCGCGACTTGGAGAATCATGGGTGA
- a CDS encoding pyridoxamine 5'-phosphate oxidase family protein, which yields MGETKQITDPDDLRALLGAVMPRAATKERVALHQRDREWIANSPFLVISTSDAEGNCDASPKGDPAGFVKVLDDRTIAIPERPGNRRADGYLNILANPHVGLLFLIPGRRDTLRINGRARLVRDAAYFDDMVVEGHRPILAVEVAVEQIFFHCAKAFIRSHLWEPEQWAPDALPSTACLVKEVQANVTETVEELERYYSPEHYAAKLYRD from the coding sequence ATGGGCGAGACCAAGCAGATCACCGATCCCGACGACCTACGTGCGCTGCTCGGCGCGGTGATGCCGCGCGCGGCGACCAAGGAGCGCGTCGCACTGCACCAGCGCGACCGCGAGTGGATCGCCAACTCCCCGTTCCTGGTGATCAGCACCAGCGACGCCGAAGGCAACTGCGACGCGTCACCCAAGGGCGACCCGGCGGGTTTCGTGAAGGTGCTCGACGACCGCACCATCGCCATCCCCGAGCGCCCGGGCAACCGCAGGGCCGACGGCTACCTCAACATCCTCGCCAACCCGCACGTCGGCCTGCTCTTCCTGATCCCCGGCCGCCGCGACACCCTCCGCATCAACGGCCGCGCCCGCCTGGTCCGCGACGCCGCCTACTTCGACGACATGGTGGTCGAGGGCCATCGCCCGATCCTCGCCGTCGAGGTCGCCGTCGAACAGATCTTCTTCCACTGCGCCAAGGCGTTCATCCGCAGCCACCTGTGGGAGCCGGAGCAGTGGGCGCCTGATGCGTTGCCAAGCACTGCCTGCCTGGTCAAGGAGGTGCAGGCGAACGTGACGGAGACGGTGGAGGAACTGGAGCGGTACTACTCCCCCGAGCACTACGCCGCGAAGTTGTACCGCGACTGA
- a CDS encoding hydroxysqualene dehydroxylase, which yields MGVASAGAFTAGALTPGRASGAPNGRRVAVLGGGVAGLTAAHELAERGFQVTVYERRALGGKARSIPVPGSGSGGRPDLPGEHGFRFFPGFYQHIPDTMRRIPFAGNAEGVWNNLIAMPEARMSRRDGDDFQIPLGFRARPNPRPEDFRETVGAAIATALKMPAAEGLYFANRLLVFNTSCDARRYGQWEHMAWRDFVGAHRRSHEFRALISRTLTSIMVAAKDNLASVRTIGNMGEQFLGNPFEVGNDGALDRVLNGPTNAAWIDPWTARLRELGVEFELGAEVRALEVRDRRISGARIVDGNGSRTVEADYFVVALAAEQARALWSPDVLEVRPELAAMDGLFVDWMTGIQFYLRRPAEISRGHTAYIDAPWSLTSISQNQLWTRKLAEFGDGTVQDCLSVDISDWNTPGILYGKTAKECTHQEIAREVWAQLQAHLNDRGEELRDADLHSWFLDPAIVWQSEQRRNTNADPLLINTAGSWEHRPEPHGDLENLFLAGDYVRTNVDLATMEGANESARAAVNALLDVAGSDAPRCRMYTLYRATELEPLRRMDADRYAAGQPNLFDV from the coding sequence ATGGGGGTTGCGTCGGCGGGGGCTTTCACGGCCGGTGCGCTGACACCGGGGCGCGCATCGGGCGCTCCCAACGGCAGACGGGTGGCGGTGCTCGGCGGCGGGGTCGCGGGACTCACCGCGGCGCACGAACTCGCCGAACGCGGCTTCCAGGTCACCGTCTACGAGAGACGAGCGCTCGGCGGTAAGGCGCGCAGCATTCCGGTGCCGGGCAGCGGATCCGGCGGACGCCCCGATCTACCCGGCGAACACGGCTTCCGCTTCTTTCCCGGCTTCTACCAGCACATTCCGGACACAATGCGGCGAATCCCGTTCGCGGGCAACGCCGAAGGCGTCTGGAACAACCTCATCGCGATGCCCGAGGCGCGCATGTCCCGCCGCGACGGCGACGACTTCCAGATCCCGCTCGGCTTCCGCGCCAGACCGAATCCGCGGCCGGAGGACTTTCGCGAGACCGTCGGCGCCGCCATCGCGACGGCACTGAAAATGCCCGCCGCGGAAGGACTTTACTTCGCCAATCGGCTGCTCGTGTTCAACACCAGTTGCGACGCCCGCCGTTACGGGCAGTGGGAGCACATGGCCTGGCGCGATTTCGTCGGCGCGCACCGCCGTTCGCACGAATTCCGCGCGCTGATCTCGCGCACGCTGACCAGCATCATGGTCGCCGCCAAGGACAATCTCGCCAGCGTGCGAACCATCGGCAACATGGGCGAGCAGTTCCTCGGCAACCCGTTCGAGGTCGGCAACGACGGCGCGCTGGACCGCGTGCTGAACGGCCCGACCAACGCGGCGTGGATCGATCCGTGGACGGCGCGGCTGCGCGAACTGGGTGTCGAGTTCGAACTGGGGGCGGAGGTGCGCGCGCTCGAGGTGCGGGACCGGCGCATCAGCGGGGCCCGCATCGTCGACGGCAACGGCAGCCGCACGGTCGAGGCCGACTACTTCGTGGTGGCGCTGGCCGCCGAACAGGCCCGCGCGCTGTGGTCGCCCGACGTGCTCGAGGTGCGCCCGGAGCTGGCCGCGATGGACGGGCTGTTCGTGGACTGGATGACCGGCATCCAGTTCTACCTGCGCAGACCGGCCGAGATCTCGAGGGGCCACACCGCCTACATCGACGCGCCGTGGTCGCTGACCTCGATCAGCCAGAACCAGCTGTGGACGCGCAAGCTCGCGGAATTCGGCGACGGCACCGTGCAGGACTGCCTCTCGGTCGACATCTCCGACTGGAACACCCCCGGCATCCTGTACGGCAAGACCGCCAAGGAGTGCACGCACCAGGAGATCGCGCGCGAGGTGTGGGCGCAGTTGCAGGCCCACCTCAACGATCGCGGCGAGGAGCTGCGCGACGCCGACCTGCATTCCTGGTTCCTCGACCCCGCGATCGTCTGGCAGTCCGAACAGCGCCGCAACACCAACGCCGATCCCCTGCTGATCAATACCGCGGGGTCCTGGGAACACCGCCCCGAACCGCACGGCGATCTCGAAAACCTGTTCCTCGCGGGCGATTACGTGCGCACCAACGTCGACCTCGCGACCATGGAGGGCGCCAACGAGTCGGCGCGGGCCGCGGTGAACGCGCTGCTGGACGTCGCGGGTTCGGACGCGCCGCGGTGCCGGATGTACACGCTGTACCGCGCGACCGAACTGGAACCGTTGCGGCGCATGGACGCCGATCGGTACGCGGCGGGACAGCCGAATCTGTTCGACGTGTGA
- a CDS encoding type 1 glutamine amidotransferase translates to MGDSTVRIGLVLPDVMGTYGDGGNALVLRQRLRMRGYDAEIVEITLPEPVPNSLDIYTLGGAEDSAQRLATRHLQRYPGLQEAAAKGAPVLAICAAIQVLGNWYETSSGERVDGVGLIDVTTSPQAKRAIGEVTTSPMLAGLTAALTGFENHRGGTKLGPEATGLARVTRGVGNGVGDGLEGVVQGSVIGTYMHGPALARNPELADLLLTRALGVDTLEPLNLPEVDQLRRERLRA, encoded by the coding sequence ATGGGTGACTCGACGGTACGGATCGGCCTGGTGCTGCCCGATGTGATGGGCACCTACGGCGACGGCGGCAACGCGCTCGTGCTGCGCCAGCGGCTGCGCATGCGCGGCTACGACGCCGAGATCGTGGAAATCACGCTGCCCGAACCGGTTCCGAACTCACTGGACATCTACACCCTCGGCGGCGCGGAGGATTCCGCGCAGCGGCTGGCCACCCGGCACCTGCAGCGCTATCCCGGCCTGCAGGAGGCGGCCGCGAAAGGCGCTCCGGTGCTTGCCATCTGCGCGGCGATTCAGGTGCTCGGCAACTGGTACGAGACCTCCTCGGGTGAGCGCGTTGACGGCGTCGGCCTCATCGACGTGACGACCTCGCCTCAGGCCAAGCGCGCCATCGGCGAGGTGACGACCAGCCCCATGCTCGCCGGGCTCACCGCTGCGCTCACCGGATTCGAGAACCACCGTGGCGGAACGAAACTCGGCCCGGAGGCGACCGGCCTGGCGCGCGTCACCCGCGGTGTCGGCAACGGCGTCGGCGACGGACTCGAGGGTGTCGTTCAGGGTTCGGTCATCGGCACCTATATGCACGGCCCGGCACTCGCCCGCAACCCCGAGCTCGCCGACCTGCTGCTCACCCGGGCCCTCGGCGTCGACACCCTCGAACCGCTGAACCTTCCGGAGGTCGACCAACTCCGCCGCGAACGCCTTCGCGCCTGA